The window GCTTTCGCGACAGCTCTTCTTTTATATATTTCTTCTATTTTTCCTTCTTTTTTACCTTTACGCTTTTAAGCATAAGTGAGAACACGACGCCCAAAACCGCGATCACTGCGGCGGGCAGGCAGCGCATATCGAGCGGCAGATCTGCGCCTGTAAACGCCGTCGCCACGACGAGCGAAACGACCGACGCGACGCCCATGCCTATCATCACGAGCGCGTAATTCGTTCCCGTGTATTTTACGCCGAAGTAGTCCGTCGTAATAGCCGGGAACGTTGCCAAAAATCCGCCGTAGCAGAAGCATACGAGCGAGAACATGGGGATTATCGATGCGCCCGGCAGCTTCCACATTCCGAGGCACGCGGCGCATATGAGGATATAGAGTATAAGTACGGTAAATTTGCGCCCTATCCTGTCCGAAAGCGATGAAGCAACGAGACGCCCCGCCGAATTGGCTATGGACGCTATCATCATTCCCGTTACAAGCAGGTTCATATCAACGCCCTTGCCCTGACCTATAAGCACCCATACGGGGTTTATTATATAAAACGAGATGCAGGCGCAGAACATACATAAGAAAAGTATGTAAAACAGCGGCATTTTAAGTATTTCACCGGGCTTATACTGCTTCGCCGTAAGCACGGAATCTGCGTCCCCCTCCTTCTTCACAACGAAGCCATCGGGCGGATTTTTTATAACTGCAGCCGATACAACGTTTACGGCAAGAAACAGAGCGCCCCAAAAGATGAACGACACAGTAAAGCCGAAGTTTGTAAACATTGCGTTCGCTATGGGAGTAAGTATCATGGCTGCAACGCCTAAAGCGGCAACGACTATGCCGCCCGCAAAACCGCGCTTGTCGTAAAACCATTTCTGCGACAGCGCGATCGCCTGATTGTACGATATTCCCCAGCCGAGGCCGCATACTATCGAGAAAGTAATATAGAAAAACATAGGCATGCTCTGCGGCGTAAAGGCGGCCAGCGCGCAGCCTGCGCCCATCATAACGCCCGCTATAAGCACGACTGCGCGCGGTGAGAAGCGTTCCTGAAGCTTGCCGCTTATTATGCCGCCCACGACGAACATGATAACGGCTATCGGGTACGCGGCAGACGCCGTGTCTACGTCCCAGTCCATAAGGTCCATTACGTAAGGCTGGAATATGCCCCATATCATGCTCACGCCTATGGGTATCTGCAAAAGGCCGCAGAAAATGAGGTATTTATACCTCGTTTTCATAAGCGCCTTGTTTCTTTCTTCAATATTCATAGTCATTCCCCGATTCCTGTCGTTTTTGCACGCATGAAATATAATACCACAAGCATCCGTGTTCCTTCAATAGCCAAATCAAGTAAAAACCGCCTTTAAAAAAGGCGGTTTTCTGTCGTTTTATATACTTTTCAAGCTTAACTTATCTTGTATTGGCACATCATTTTAGGAATTACAAGCTCTGCGATCGTATTGTCTTCAATTCCCATGACCGTGCCCGTTGTTTTATCGAACAAAAGGCCGAAAGCTTCAGATAGAGTCGTTGTGGGCTATATGCCCGATGTGCCGGCACAGTGTATCGTTGCTTCGAACAGATATTCGTTCGATGAACCCACGCTAATGGCAGCCCAGTCCTCCTCAGTGCCGCCGAAATAAACGTCCGTTAAGCTGCTGCAGTGCTCGAACGCATAACTGCCTATGCTCGTCACGCCTGCAGGGATAACTACAGACGAAAGGCTTCTGCATCCGGAAAACTCCCATTGCTCTATGCTCGTCACTCTCTCGGGGATAACTACAGACTCAAGACTGCCGCACCCGGAGAGTGCACCGTAGTCTAATCTCGTCACGCTCTCAGGGATAACTATAGACTCAAGATTACTGCATTCACGGAATGCATCGCCTCCTATGCTCGTCATGCTTTTCGGGATCACTACCCTCGTAAGACTTTTGCAGTACTCAAATGCATTGCGGCCTATGCTCGTCACGCCCTCAGCTATATCTACCGACGAAAGGCTGCCGCAACTCTGGAACGCATAGTCGCCTATACTTGTCACATAAACTCCGTCTATAGTTTTAGGAATTACAAGCGCTGTGATCGTATCGTCTTCAATTCCCGTTACCGTGCCTGTTGTCGTATCAAAGATAAGGCCCTCCGTGGCGGCGCTTCCTTCAACGGTTATGCTTTTTTGAGTATCCTCATAGCCGGTCGAATAGTTATTTCCCACATAAGAACGAAGCGTATATGAATACGTCTTGCCCGCAGTTACGGTATCGTCCGTATACGACGTGTCCGTCGTGCTTGAAACGATCACCGTCCACTTGCCTGTGCCGAGCTTGCGGTATATGCGATATCCGTCTACGCCGTCTATGGCGTCCCACGAAAGCTCAACTGCGCCGTCTACAACGCTGATCTCGTTTATAGTTACGGGCAGAGGCTCGGCTAAAGATGCGGCCTTTATCGTCTCAGCCGTATCCTCATATCCTGTTGAATAGCTGTTTCCCACATGCGAACGGAGAGTGTACGAATACGTTTTGCCCGCAGTTACGGTATCGTCTCTGTACGTTGTAGCCGTTGTGTCTGAAACGAGTATCGTCCACTTGCCCGTGCCAAGCTTTCTGTATATGCGGTATCCGTCCATGCCGTCTACCTCGTCCCACGAAAGCACTACTGCGCCGTTGTCATACTTTATCTCATTTATCGTTACGGGCAGAGGCTCTGCCAAAGATGCAGCCTTTATCGTCTTGGCTGTATCCTCGTATCCTGTTGAATAGCTGTTTCCTACATGCGAACGGAGAGTATACGAATACGTTTTGCCCTCGGTTACCGTGTTGTCGGTGTAAGTCGTAGCCGTTGTGTCTGAAACGAGTATCGTCCACTTGCCCGTGCCGAGCTTTCTGTATATGCGGTATCCGTCCATGCCGTCCACATCGTCCCACGAAAGCGTTACTGCGCCGTTGTCATACTTTATCTCGTTTATCGTTACGGGCACAGGCTCTGCCAAAGATGCAGCCTTTATCGTCTTGGCCGTATCCTCGTATCCTGTTGAATAGCTGTTTCCTACATGCGAACGGAGAGTATAAGAATACGTCTTGCCCTCGGTTACCGTGTTGTCGGCGTAAGTCGTAGCCGTTGTGTCTGAAACGAGTATCGTCCACTTGCCCGTGCCGAGCTTACGGTAGATGCGGTATCCGTCCATGCCGTCCACATCGTCCCATGAGAGCGATACCGCGCCGTTATCATACTTTATCTCGTTTATCGTTACGGGCATAGGCTCTGCCAGAGCTGCCGCCTTTATCGTTTCAGCCGTAGCGTCGTATCCGGTCGAATAGCTGCTTCCCACATACGAACGTACAGTATACGAATACGTCTTGCCCTCTGTTACGGTGTTGTCGGCGTAATTCGTTGCCGTCGTGTTCGATACGAGTATCGTCCACTTGCCCGTGCCTACTTTGCGGTAGATGCGGTATCCGTCCATGCCTTCTACGGCGTTCCATGAGAATACTACTGCGCCGTTATCGTAGCTTATGTTGTTTATCGTTACGGGAACAGGCTCTGCCAAAGCTGCCGCCTTTATCGTTTCAGCCGTAGCGTCGTATCCTGTCGAATAGCTGCTTCCCACATACGAGCGGAGAGTATACGAATACGTTTTGCCCTCCGTTACCGTATTGTCGATATAGGTCGTGCCCGTCGTACTCGAAACAAGAATGGTCCACTTGCCCGTGCCGAGCTTGCGGTAAATACGGTATCCGTCAACTCCGTCAATAGCGTCCCAGCTCAGGCTTACCGCGCCGTTGTTGTACGTGATATTGTTTATCGTTACAGGTGCGGGCTCAACGGGGACAGCCGCCGTTATCGTTTCAGCCGTAGCGTCGTATCCTGTTGAATAATTGCTGCCGACATACGAGCGTATCGTATACGAATATGTTTTGCCCTCGGTTACGCTGTTATC of the Clostridia bacterium genome contains:
- a CDS encoding OFA family MFS transporter produces the protein MNIEERNKALMKTRYKYLIFCGLLQIPIGVSMIWGIFQPYVMDLMDWDVDTASAAYPIAVIMFVVGGIISGKLQERFSPRAVVLIAGVMMGAGCALAAFTPQSMPMFFYITFSIVCGLGWGISYNQAIALSQKWFYDKRGFAGGIVVAALGVAAMILTPIANAMFTNFGFTVSFIFWGALFLAVNVVSAAVIKNPPDGFVVKKEGDADSVLTAKQYKPGEILKMPLFYILFLCMFCACISFYIINPVWVLIGQGKGVDMNLLVTGMMIASIANSAGRLVASSLSDRIGRKFTVLILYILICAACLGMWKLPGASIIPMFSLVCFCYGGFLATFPAITTDYFGVKYTGTNYALVMIGMGVASVVSLVVATAFTGADLPLDMRCLPAAVIAVLGVVFSLMLKSVKVKKKEK